The following coding sequences are from one Neodiprion lecontei isolate iyNeoLeco1 chromosome 7, iyNeoLeco1.1, whole genome shotgun sequence window:
- the LOC107225272 gene encoding cytochrome P450 9e2: MDQTYCIIGLILVAVSLLYRHLTSTYGYWKEKSVPCLDGALPGLGHVAPMIFLRKQMSDLYREFYNKMPDRSVIGFYNFRSPSLILRDPELVKCVMSKNFKDFSDNNFEIDKRMDPILAANPFFTNGDRWKASRQQLSSAFTSGKLKYLFESIRIACAELDGYVNKKCSGKGHRDTAELELKDLFSKYTAEIVASSAFGVDGDSFKSDSKDGPFRAVGRLVFEPSIAKGLIQTIVLFVPMLSRILKIRFIPKEVDQFFRKIVQDVMKHREERGVKRPDFLQLMIEAKKNSKVDSSLEQVFDDNVITAHAASFFFDGYETASITLSFLVFQLAAHPEVQDRLRREVVDVVSKSGGLTYEAVQEMVYMDRVISESARLFPVAGALLKRCTNDTELVGSDGITCPVSTGTFVVIPIAALHMDPEHWPKPEEFNPERFTEENKQQRHKFVHLPFGEGPRICPGQRVATLIMKAAVATIIQKYRFELSSRTKIPIQLDPNYFLTTAVGGLWVKFTPL, translated from the coding sequence ATGGATCAGACGTACTGCATAATCGGTCTAATTTTGGTGGCAGTCTCGCTTCTGTACCGGCATTTGACCAGCACTTACGGTTATTGGAAAGAAAAGTCTGTACCATGTTTGGATGGAGCTTTACCTGGTCTCGGACACGTCGCGCCGATGATTTTTCTGCGGAAGCAGATGTCTGATTTGTACCGAGAGTTCTACAACAAGATGCCGGATCGCAGTGTAATCGGTTTCTACAACTTTCGAAGCCCGTCTTTGATCCTGCGCGATCCGGAACTGGTGAAGTGCGTAATGTCGAAAAACTTCAAGGATTTCTCCGACAATAACTTCGAGATAGACAAAAGGATGGATCCCATACTTGCCGCCAATCCCTTCTTCACAAACGGAGATCGTTGGAAAGCCTCGAGACAGCAATTGAGCTCAGCCTTCACCTCGGGAAAgcttaaatatttattcgagtCGATCAGGATCGCTTGTGCCGAGCTTGACGGgtatgtgaataaaaaatgcagCGGGAAAGGTCACCGCGATACAGCCGAGCTGGAATTAAAGGATCTATTCTCGAAATACACTGCTGAGATCGTCGCAAGCTCAGCCTTCGGTGTCGACGGTGACAGCTTTAAAAGTGACAGTAAAGACGGACCGTTCAGAGCCGTTGGACGACTGGTGTTCGAGCCGAGCATCGCGAAGGGTCTGATCCAGACCATCGTGCTGTTCGTACCGATGCTGTCGAGGATTCTGAAGATACGTTTCATACCCAAAGAAGTGGATCAGTTCTTTAGGAAGATCGTCCAAGACGTTATGAAGCACAGGGAAGAGCGAGGCGTAAAACGTCCGGACTTCTTGCAGCTCATGATCGAGGCTAAGAAGAACTCCAAGGTCGACTCGAGCTTGGAGCAGGTCTTCGATGACAACGTCATCACCGCTCACGCTGCCTCCTTCTTCTTCGACGGGTACGAAACTGCCAGCATCACCTTAAGCTTCCTGGTATTCCAGCTTGCCGCACATCCCGAAGTCCAAGATCGTCTCCGCCGAGAAGTCGTAGACGTCGTTTCAAAGAGTGGTGGTCTCACTTACGAAGCTGTCCAGGAAATGGTGTACATGGATCGAGTCATCAGCGAGTCAGCGCGCCTTTTTCCCGTTGCCGGAGCTCTGCTGAAACGGTGCACGAATGACACCGAGCTCGTAGGTTCGGACGGAATCACTTGTCCCGTCAGTACTGGAACTTTTGTCGTGATACCGATTGCTGCTTTGCACATGGATCCCGAGCACTGGCCGAAACCTGAGGAATTCAATCCTGAACGTTTCACCGAGGAGAACAAACAGCAGCGACACAAATTTGTCCATCTTCCGTTTGGAGAGGGGCCGAGGATTTGTCCTGGACAACGGGTCGCCACGCTTATCATGAAGGCTGCTGTCGCGACGATCATTCAGAAGTACAGATTCGAACTTTCGTCGCGTACCAAAATTCCCATTCAACTGGACCCGAATTACTTTTTGACGACTGCTGTTGGCGGACTTTGGGTTAAATTCACACCGTTGTAA